A stretch of the Archangium violaceum genome encodes the following:
- a CDS encoding ATP-binding cassette domain-containing protein, translated as MIRIEGLTKSYGATQALRGVSFEVPRGQVVGFLGPNGAGKSTTMKILAGFVTPTSGTARINGIDVTVDPVASRRLIGYLPENNPLYEEMMVRDYLDFVAEVRGIPKARRAERIRSAVERCGLRAVLGKDIHQLSKGYRQRVGLAQAIVHDPDLLILDEPTTGLDPNQIVEIRSLIKELGKEKTVILSTHILSEVQSTCGRVLIISDGRLVADDAPERLGEGEGGTVTVVLASRTGATLRTEEVRSVLERVPGVTGVEPAEGEGSGTLGFRLRYGAEDIRRALFDAAVRSELCLLEVKRQHVSLEETFRKLTGGEKKPAGGEAPRPPRDDQGPPLAA; from the coding sequence ATGATCCGGATCGAAGGACTGACCAAGAGCTACGGGGCCACGCAGGCACTACGCGGGGTCAGCTTCGAAGTTCCTCGAGGACAGGTGGTGGGATTCCTGGGGCCCAATGGGGCCGGCAAGTCCACCACGATGAAGATTCTCGCCGGCTTCGTGACGCCTACCTCCGGCACGGCGAGGATCAATGGCATCGACGTCACCGTTGACCCCGTCGCGTCCCGGCGGTTGATCGGGTACCTGCCCGAGAACAACCCCCTGTACGAGGAGATGATGGTCCGGGACTACCTGGACTTCGTCGCCGAGGTGAGAGGGATTCCCAAGGCCCGGCGGGCCGAGCGGATCCGCAGCGCGGTGGAGCGCTGCGGCCTTCGCGCGGTGTTGGGCAAGGACATCCACCAGCTCTCGAAGGGTTACCGGCAGCGCGTGGGTCTGGCACAGGCCATCGTGCACGATCCGGATCTGCTCATCCTGGACGAGCCGACGACGGGCCTGGACCCCAACCAGATCGTCGAGATCCGGAGCCTCATCAAGGAGCTGGGGAAGGAGAAGACGGTCATCCTCAGCACGCACATCCTGAGCGAGGTGCAGAGCACCTGCGGCCGGGTGCTCATCATCAGCGATGGGCGACTGGTCGCGGACGACGCGCCAGAGCGGCTGGGAGAGGGCGAGGGCGGGACGGTCACCGTCGTGCTCGCGTCGAGGACGGGCGCCACGCTGCGGACGGAGGAGGTCCGCTCGGTGCTCGAGCGCGTGCCTGGCGTCACGGGCGTGGAACCGGCGGAAGGGGAGGGGAGCGGGACGCTGGGCTTCCGGTTGAGGTACGGCGCCGAGGACATCCGCCGCGCCCTGTTCGATGCCGCCGTGCGCAGCGAGCTCTGCCTGCTCGAGGTGAAGCGGCAGCACGTCAGCCTGGAAGAGACGTTCCGCAAGCTCACCGGGGGCGAGAAGAAGCCCGCCGGAGGCGAGGCGCCTCGCCCGCCGCGGGACGATCAGGGGCCGCCGCTGGCGGCCTGA
- a CDS encoding GFA family protein, whose protein sequence is MAEQKKYTGGCHCGKVRFEVTTDLSMVIDCNCSICTKRGLLLTFVPPEQLTFVAGNEAALKDYQFNKKVVHHLFCPDCGVESFGTGQTPDGQKMYAINVRCLDGVDLASLKRTPFDGRSK, encoded by the coding sequence ATGGCGGAGCAGAAGAAGTACACGGGTGGCTGTCACTGCGGGAAGGTGCGCTTCGAAGTGACGACGGATTTGAGCATGGTGATCGACTGCAACTGCTCGATCTGCACGAAGCGCGGGCTGCTGTTGACCTTCGTCCCCCCCGAACAACTCACCTTCGTGGCGGGGAATGAGGCCGCTCTGAAAGACTATCAGTTCAACAAGAAGGTCGTTCACCACCTCTTCTGCCCGGACTGCGGAGTCGAGTCGTTCGGCACGGGCCAGACACCGGATGGACAGAAGATGTATGCCATCAACGTCCGATGCCTGGACGGCGTGGACCTCGCCTCCCTCAAGCGGACCCCCTTCGACGGCAGGAGCAAGTAG
- a CDS encoding SDR family oxidoreductase translates to MKPLEGRIALVAGATRGAGRGIAMMLGEAGATVYCTGRSVRGRPATGTRPETIEETAELVSARGGRGIAVRVDHTVESEVAELLKRLKREQGRLDVLVNDVWGGDELTEFSQPFWKLSPEKGRLMLDRGIYSHILTSRYAVPLMLERDRGLIVEITDGDSFGYRGNLFYDLVKLSVIRLAFSMAWELRRHPITSLAVTPGFLRSEAMLEGFGVTEANWRDATAKDPHFIASETPFYVGRAVAALAADPNVAKKAGRVFSSWQLAKEYGVKDVDGRQPDWGEYFRKTFGRSYTLADEAAYATWSNGLMEIAYPDWPKE, encoded by the coding sequence ATGAAGCCACTGGAAGGACGTATTGCCCTCGTCGCCGGCGCCACGCGTGGGGCCGGGCGAGGGATCGCGATGATGCTCGGAGAAGCGGGCGCCACGGTGTACTGCACCGGGCGCAGCGTGCGGGGACGTCCCGCCACCGGCACCCGCCCGGAGACGATCGAGGAGACGGCGGAGCTCGTGAGCGCACGAGGTGGCCGCGGCATCGCGGTGCGGGTCGACCATACCGTCGAGTCCGAGGTCGCGGAGCTGCTCAAGCGCCTGAAGCGTGAGCAGGGAAGGCTCGACGTGCTCGTGAACGACGTCTGGGGCGGAGATGAGCTCACGGAGTTCAGCCAGCCCTTCTGGAAGCTCTCACCCGAGAAGGGTCGGCTCATGCTCGACCGAGGCATCTACTCGCACATCCTCACGAGCCGCTACGCGGTGCCCCTCATGCTCGAGCGGGACCGTGGGTTGATCGTCGAGATCACCGATGGAGACTCCTTCGGCTATCGCGGCAATCTCTTCTATGACCTGGTCAAGCTCTCGGTCATCCGCCTGGCGTTCAGCATGGCCTGGGAGCTCCGGCGCCATCCCATCACCTCACTCGCCGTGACGCCGGGCTTCCTCCGCTCCGAGGCCATGCTGGAAGGCTTTGGCGTCACGGAGGCGAACTGGCGGGACGCAACGGCCAAGGACCCCCACTTCATCGCGTCGGAGACACCGTTCTATGTGGGCCGGGCCGTCGCGGCGCTGGCGGCCGACCCGAACGTCGCGAAGAAGGCCGGACGCGTCTTCAGTTCCTGGCAGCTCGCGAAGGAGTACGGCGTCAAGGACGTGGACGGACGGCAGCCGGATTGGGGCGAATACTTCCGGAAGACCTTCGGGCGGTCCTACACCCTGGCGGACGAGGCCGCGTACGCCACCTGGTCGAATGGCCTGATGGAGATCGCGTATCCCGATTGGCCCAAGGAATGA
- a CDS encoding GldG family protein — protein MKPGSSNANIFLAAIVGCLVLLNILGLRAFGRFDATRDKAYTLAKASRDTMAGLEDPVTITAYFTDELPPPYSSNARYVRDLLEEFRAASKGRLSFEFLDPMSQETAEDRETKKETKRDIFGRVFREPTSVERELAQEGIQPVEIRVIEDDQMQTKRAYMGIVIKHQEKKEVIPVVQDTRTLEYDLTTLIRKLTRPKTPVIGVVQGHDAPALHEKLSGLRSLLGQMYEVRPVDLSGKERVDADIDALLVVGPKTQFQTNELKAIDQFVMEGKSVAFFLDSVQVDLKTFMPSDATHGLGPLLETYGIKVGDQLVADVESAQLSVQERRGFMVVSMPVPYPFIPLLERLEGDSPITEGLSGVSLPFSTVVTATPPEGAQATVLAKSSRKSWLENKPYNIDPRRDWRTETITPNGPHPLMVQVSGKLKSHFAAEAQTSTASGTPLLAESKGEPRIIVAGGSAALWDDFMGRPNQALLLNVADWLLLDPALLAMRTRGMAEAPLQSELSATTRNAVKFGNAFGIPFVLAALGLVRWRMREARRATVTV, from the coding sequence ATGAAACCCGGTTCCTCCAACGCGAACATCTTCCTGGCGGCGATCGTCGGCTGCCTGGTGCTGCTCAACATCCTGGGGTTGCGCGCGTTCGGCCGCTTCGACGCGACCCGTGACAAGGCCTACACGCTGGCGAAGGCCTCGCGGGACACCATGGCGGGGCTCGAGGATCCCGTCACGATCACCGCGTACTTCACGGATGAGCTGCCACCCCCGTACTCGAGCAACGCGCGCTACGTGCGCGACCTGCTCGAGGAGTTCCGCGCCGCCTCCAAGGGCCGGCTCTCCTTCGAGTTCCTGGACCCGATGAGCCAGGAGACGGCCGAGGACAGGGAGACCAAGAAGGAGACGAAGCGCGACATCTTCGGCCGGGTCTTCCGTGAGCCGACCTCGGTGGAGCGCGAGCTGGCCCAGGAGGGCATCCAGCCCGTGGAGATCCGGGTCATCGAGGACGACCAGATGCAGACGAAGCGCGCCTACATGGGCATCGTCATCAAGCATCAGGAGAAGAAGGAGGTCATCCCCGTCGTCCAGGACACCCGGACGCTCGAGTACGATCTCACCACGCTGATCCGCAAGCTGACGCGCCCGAAGACGCCCGTCATTGGCGTGGTCCAGGGGCACGACGCGCCCGCGCTCCACGAGAAGCTCTCGGGCCTGCGGTCCCTGCTCGGCCAGATGTATGAGGTCCGCCCGGTGGACCTGTCCGGCAAGGAGCGCGTGGACGCGGACATCGACGCGCTGCTCGTCGTCGGTCCGAAGACGCAATTCCAGACGAATGAGCTGAAGGCCATCGACCAGTTCGTGATGGAGGGCAAGAGCGTGGCGTTCTTCCTCGACTCCGTCCAGGTCGACCTGAAGACCTTCATGCCGAGCGATGCCACGCATGGGCTCGGGCCCCTGCTGGAGACCTACGGCATCAAGGTCGGGGACCAGCTGGTGGCGGATGTCGAGTCGGCGCAGCTGAGCGTCCAGGAGCGTCGTGGCTTCATGGTCGTCTCCATGCCGGTGCCGTACCCGTTCATCCCGCTGCTCGAGCGGCTCGAGGGGGACAGCCCCATCACCGAGGGGCTCTCCGGCGTCTCCCTCCCGTTCAGCACGGTCGTCACCGCCACCCCGCCCGAGGGCGCTCAGGCCACGGTGCTCGCGAAGTCCTCGCGCAAGAGCTGGCTGGAGAACAAGCCCTACAACATCGATCCGCGTCGGGACTGGCGCACGGAGACCATCACGCCGAATGGTCCGCACCCGCTCATGGTGCAGGTGAGCGGCAAGCTCAAGAGCCACTTCGCCGCGGAGGCGCAGACCAGCACCGCCAGCGGTACGCCCCTGCTCGCGGAGAGCAAGGGAGAGCCGCGGATCATCGTGGCGGGCGGCTCGGCGGCGCTGTGGGACGACTTCATGGGTCGGCCGAACCAGGCGCTGCTCCTGAATGTCGCGGACTGGCTGCTGCTGGATCCCGCGCTCCTGGCGATGCGCACCCGTGGCATGGCCGAGGCTCCGCTCCAGTCCGAGCTGAGCGCCACGACGCGCAACGCCGTCAAGTTTGGCAATGCGTTCGGGATTCCCTTCGTGCTCGCCGCCCTCGGGCTCGTCCGCTGGCGGATGCGGGAAGCGCGTCGGGCCACTGTCACCGTCTGA
- a CDS encoding ABC transporter permease subunit: MGTTLAVARREFRSFFNSPVAYIVIGVFLVVAGWLYFSTVFVAGQASLRAFFSIAPVLFVVFAPAVTMRLVAEERKSGTLELLLSMPLRDWEVVAGKFLAALGMVGVGLLWTLPYPLTVASLTAEGARFDWGPVVMGYLGLLLMASSFLALGLWASALSRNQIVGFIIGLLLCFAFYFIDKFAMVLPESLGELLQYLSVDYHFANIARGVLDTRDLLFYLSLTAVGLALTTRTLGNVRQ; the protein is encoded by the coding sequence ATGGGAACGACACTGGCGGTCGCCAGGCGTGAGTTCAGGAGTTTCTTCAACTCTCCCGTCGCGTACATCGTCATCGGCGTGTTCCTGGTCGTGGCGGGGTGGTTGTATTTCAGCACCGTCTTCGTCGCCGGGCAGGCCTCGCTCCGGGCGTTCTTCAGCATCGCCCCCGTGCTGTTCGTCGTCTTCGCGCCCGCTGTGACGATGCGGCTGGTGGCCGAGGAGCGCAAGAGCGGGACGCTGGAGTTGCTGCTCAGCATGCCCCTGCGGGACTGGGAGGTGGTGGCGGGCAAGTTCCTCGCGGCGCTGGGGATGGTCGGGGTGGGTCTGCTGTGGACGCTGCCCTATCCGCTCACCGTGGCGAGCCTCACCGCCGAGGGAGCCCGGTTCGACTGGGGCCCCGTGGTGATGGGCTACCTGGGCCTGCTGCTGATGGCGTCCAGCTTCCTGGCGCTGGGGTTGTGGGCGAGCGCCCTGAGCCGCAACCAGATCGTCGGCTTCATCATCGGGCTGTTGCTGTGCTTCGCCTTCTACTTCATCGACAAGTTCGCGATGGTGTTGCCGGAGTCGCTCGGTGAGCTGCTCCAATACCTCTCGGTCGACTACCACTTCGCGAACATCGCGCGTGGCGTGCTGGATACGCGAGATCTCCTCTTCTACCTGTCGCTCACGGCCGTGGGGCTGGCGCTGACCACGCGCACCCTGGGCAACGTCCGTCAGTGA
- a CDS encoding helix-turn-helix transcriptional regulator, translating into MRADRLVSLLMLLQTRQRWTAGELARRLEVSERTIYRDLDALSASGAPVFATRGPNGGVALVEGWRTQLTGLTRGEVHALAAVGAPLALEDLGLSAPLRSGLVKLAAALPAVQQSLIEYARQRLHVDPSSWFSEREPVPHLAVLRDAAWQDRRVRLSYRDFDGHRTRRVVEPYGLVIKADRWYLVAGSEKGPAVFRGSRVEGVRLLPTTFERPARFDLESFWKEWCKRFAERRARYEVTLRVTAEGEDVLRHVRPPADHARLAESRRARDGTKTVTLDFERESIALSQLCVLGRAVEVLAPEPLRARLRAISAELRTLYGPA; encoded by the coding sequence ATGCGTGCGGATCGACTCGTCAGCCTGCTCATGCTCCTGCAGACCCGTCAGCGATGGACGGCGGGCGAGCTCGCGCGGCGCCTGGAGGTTTCGGAGCGCACCATCTACCGGGACCTGGATGCGCTCTCGGCTTCCGGTGCTCCCGTGTTCGCGACACGTGGTCCAAATGGCGGAGTGGCGCTCGTGGAGGGGTGGCGCACGCAGCTCACCGGGCTCACGCGGGGGGAAGTCCACGCGCTCGCCGCGGTCGGCGCACCCCTGGCGCTCGAGGATCTTGGCTTGTCCGCTCCCTTGCGCAGCGGGCTCGTGAAGCTCGCGGCCGCACTCCCGGCCGTGCAGCAATCCCTCATCGAGTACGCACGCCAGCGGCTCCACGTGGACCCGTCCTCCTGGTTCTCGGAGCGCGAGCCGGTCCCTCACCTCGCCGTGTTGCGAGATGCCGCCTGGCAGGATCGCCGCGTCCGGCTCTCGTATCGGGACTTCGACGGACACCGTACCCGGCGTGTCGTGGAGCCGTACGGACTCGTCATCAAGGCCGATCGCTGGTACCTCGTCGCGGGCTCCGAGAAGGGTCCGGCTGTCTTTCGAGGGTCACGCGTCGAAGGGGTGCGTCTCCTCCCCACGACGTTCGAGCGGCCCGCGCGCTTCGACCTGGAGTCATTCTGGAAGGAGTGGTGCAAGCGTTTCGCCGAGCGCCGCGCCCGGTACGAGGTCACGCTCCGGGTCACGGCGGAAGGGGAGGACGTGCTCCGGCACGTGAGGCCTCCAGCCGACCATGCGCGACTCGCCGAGAGCCGCCGTGCGCGCGATGGGACGAAGACGGTCACCCTCGACTTCGAGCGGGAATCCATCGCGCTCTCCCAGCTCTGCGTGCTCGGTCGTGCCGTCGAAGTGCTCGCACCCGAACCACTCCGCGCCCGGCTGCGCGCGATCTCCGCCGAGCTCCGAACGCTCTACGGCCCGGCGTGA
- a CDS encoding DUF4340 domain-containing protein, which translates to MKKGTLIALGAFAVLLVLVLATRERQVSVGVHKLELPKLDKAQVTALELSGARNATLRKEGDGWIVLDPSKPDTKYAADENLVNSALDALGEVKNPDFLTDRAERLAEYELDDAKGLKLEVLQGGSPVVELVLGKAARNGGVYLRRAGSNDVFVHRGRLDWTVRKELKDWRKRQIMALKVEDISQLALRSKEGESVTLKAGANPGEWSLAEGTQTPAGFRFSSQAAQQLAQQLASLYAQDFLEGDAAADSATGLADAHDTLEAQLKDGKKVVVHLGRQPDAKDGSATVAARVEGDAQVYQLSQYVASQLRKRLVDFRDLSLLRFEPQKVTKLKLQAGGKTVVVAKEGEGWKVVEPQKLPDGFELEPSQVDMQLGWLRGLLATRLVEGQVTDAQAGLASPTALVEVTVEGEPVQTLRLGKEAPGAANGAKELYARSTIDALTYAVGEGVKTRLAQGLELFKRRPPPPSFAGGGQMQGLESLPPDVRRQLEAQLRGAQ; encoded by the coding sequence ATGAAGAAAGGAACGCTCATCGCCCTTGGCGCGTTCGCCGTGCTGCTCGTGCTCGTGCTCGCCACTCGCGAGCGGCAGGTCAGCGTGGGGGTCCACAAGCTGGAGCTGCCGAAGCTGGACAAGGCCCAGGTCACGGCGCTCGAGCTCTCGGGGGCTCGCAATGCCACCCTTCGCAAGGAGGGGGACGGCTGGATCGTCCTGGACCCGAGCAAGCCGGACACGAAGTACGCGGCGGACGAGAACCTGGTGAACAGCGCGCTCGACGCGCTCGGGGAGGTGAAGAACCCGGACTTCCTCACTGACCGGGCCGAGCGATTGGCGGAGTACGAGCTGGATGACGCGAAGGGGCTGAAGCTCGAGGTCCTCCAGGGCGGCAGTCCGGTCGTGGAGCTGGTGCTCGGGAAGGCCGCCAGGAATGGCGGGGTGTACCTGCGCAGGGCGGGCAGCAATGACGTCTTCGTGCACCGGGGCCGGCTGGACTGGACCGTGCGCAAGGAGCTCAAGGACTGGCGCAAGCGTCAGATTATGGCGCTCAAGGTGGAGGACATCTCCCAGCTCGCCCTCCGTTCCAAGGAGGGGGAGAGCGTGACCTTGAAGGCGGGAGCCAACCCGGGAGAGTGGAGCCTCGCCGAGGGGACGCAGACGCCCGCGGGCTTCCGGTTCAGCTCGCAGGCGGCCCAGCAGCTCGCTCAGCAGCTGGCGAGTCTGTATGCGCAGGACTTCCTCGAGGGTGATGCCGCGGCGGACTCGGCGACGGGGCTTGCCGACGCGCACGACACACTGGAGGCGCAGCTCAAGGACGGCAAGAAGGTGGTGGTGCACCTGGGCCGCCAGCCCGATGCGAAGGATGGCTCGGCCACGGTCGCGGCCCGGGTCGAGGGCGACGCGCAGGTGTATCAGCTCTCGCAGTACGTCGCCTCGCAGCTCCGCAAGCGCCTCGTGGACTTCCGGGACTTGAGCCTCCTGCGCTTCGAGCCGCAGAAGGTCACGAAGCTGAAGCTCCAGGCAGGTGGCAAGACCGTCGTTGTGGCGAAGGAGGGCGAGGGCTGGAAGGTCGTCGAACCCCAGAAGCTCCCGGACGGCTTCGAGCTCGAGCCGTCGCAGGTGGACATGCAGCTCGGCTGGCTGCGGGGCCTTCTCGCGACCCGACTCGTCGAAGGCCAGGTCACGGACGCGCAGGCGGGGCTCGCCTCGCCGACCGCGCTCGTGGAGGTAACGGTGGAGGGCGAGCCTGTCCAGACGCTGCGCTTGGGCAAGGAGGCGCCCGGTGCGGCGAACGGCGCGAAGGAGCTGTACGCCCGGAGCACGATCGACGCGCTCACCTACGCCGTGGGCGAGGGCGTGAAGACCCGGCTGGCTCAGGGTCTCGAGCTCTTCAAGCGTCGCCCGCCGCCGCCGAGCTTCGCGGGGGGGGGGCAGATGCAGGGCCTCGAGTCGCTCCCTCCCGACGTGAGGAGGCAGCTCGAGGCCCAGCTTCGCGGCGCTCAGTGA
- a CDS encoding glycoside hydrolase family 43 protein produces the protein MSIRYSNPVHDAYFADPFVLRVGEGYVAYGTGRVIDGRAFEVLTSPDLVTWRSEGGALELLPKEAGSDYWAPEVAEADGRWWMYYSVGHGDAGHHLRVAVADHPTGPFVDQGVNLTPDERFAIDASPFRDEDGTWYLFHARDVLEGDRVGTMLAVDVLEGMTRLRGQSRTILWPSGDWQVFLRERKMYGQVYDWHTLEGPFVRKYEGRYYCFYSGGNWLEPTYGVAYAVADHPLGPWVEPAGVPPLLRTVPDRVIGPGHNCVVAGPDGLDVVVYHAWDPGRTARRMCIDPLMWGEGGPRVLGPSFTPTQIPRAAE, from the coding sequence ATGTCCATCCGCTACAGCAATCCGGTTCACGACGCCTACTTCGCGGACCCCTTCGTCCTGCGGGTCGGGGAGGGCTATGTCGCCTACGGCACCGGCCGGGTGATCGACGGGCGCGCCTTCGAAGTGCTTACCTCTCCAGATCTCGTCACCTGGCGCAGCGAGGGGGGCGCCCTCGAACTGCTGCCCAAGGAGGCCGGAAGTGACTACTGGGCGCCGGAGGTCGCCGAGGCGGACGGAAGATGGTGGATGTACTACTCCGTGGGGCATGGAGACGCCGGCCACCACCTGCGGGTCGCTGTCGCCGACCATCCGACCGGCCCGTTCGTGGATCAGGGCGTCAACCTCACCCCGGATGAGCGCTTCGCCATCGACGCGAGCCCCTTCCGGGACGAGGACGGCACCTGGTACCTCTTCCATGCTCGGGACGTGCTCGAGGGGGACCGGGTTGGTACCATGCTCGCCGTCGACGTGCTGGAGGGCATGACCCGGCTGCGCGGACAGTCCCGGACCATCCTGTGGCCCAGTGGTGACTGGCAGGTGTTCCTGCGCGAGCGGAAGATGTACGGGCAGGTCTACGACTGGCACACGCTGGAGGGGCCGTTCGTCCGCAAATACGAGGGCCGCTACTACTGCTTCTACTCCGGTGGGAACTGGCTGGAGCCCACGTACGGTGTCGCCTACGCCGTGGCCGATCACCCGCTCGGCCCCTGGGTCGAGCCGGCGGGAGTCCCTCCGCTGCTGCGGACCGTGCCGGACAGGGTGATTGGTCCCGGGCACAACTGCGTGGTCGCCGGCCCCGACGGGCTGGACGTCGTCGTCTATCACGCGTGGGACCCGGGGCGGACGGCTCGCCGGATGTGCATCGACCCCCTCATGTGGGGCGAGGGCGGTCCCCGCGTGCTCGGGCCCTCCTTCACGCCGACACAGATTCCCCGCGCGGCCGAATGA
- a CDS encoding alpha/beta fold hydrolase: MPHPPSSLSHGSPRLAMGRSPGTGPLLVYVHGLGCSGNQDWPPVARSAALQGRASLWVDLLGFGRSERPADFSYDLLEQAELLAALLGAEPGPLVLVGHSMGGTLAVLLAECLLRDGRPLHALVLAEPNLRPEDATGSARAAATPVEVFLRDWDEWIRQMPSEGYRKSLRQAEPLAFHRSAVSLVHHGANMLARFVALPLERKGYILGARSDADTHETARRVAASGIPVATVKDSGHGFSEDDPEGFARAILQLIS; this comes from the coding sequence ATGCCTCACCCTCCTTCGTCCCTGTCTCACGGGTCTCCCCGGCTGGCGATGGGCCGCTCGCCGGGGACTGGCCCGCTCCTCGTCTATGTCCACGGGCTCGGGTGCTCCGGAAACCAGGATTGGCCGCCCGTCGCGCGGAGTGCGGCGCTCCAGGGGCGTGCGAGCCTCTGGGTGGACCTCCTGGGTTTTGGTCGGAGCGAGCGGCCGGCGGACTTCAGCTATGACCTGCTCGAGCAGGCGGAGCTCCTGGCGGCGCTGCTCGGCGCGGAGCCGGGGCCCCTCGTGCTGGTGGGCCACAGCATGGGCGGCACACTGGCCGTGCTGCTCGCCGAGTGCCTCCTGCGAGACGGACGCCCGCTTCACGCGCTCGTGCTCGCCGAGCCGAACCTCCGGCCCGAGGACGCCACCGGCAGTGCCCGGGCCGCCGCCACTCCAGTGGAGGTGTTCCTGCGCGACTGGGACGAGTGGATCCGCCAGATGCCCTCGGAGGGGTACCGGAAAAGCCTCCGGCAGGCGGAGCCGCTCGCGTTCCACCGGAGCGCCGTGTCGCTCGTGCACCACGGGGCGAACATGCTGGCGCGCTTCGTCGCCTTGCCGCTCGAGCGCAAGGGCTACATCCTCGGCGCGCGCAGCGACGCGGACACCCACGAGACGGCACGCCGGGTGGCGGCCTCCGGGATTCCCGTCGCCACGGTGAAGGACTCCGGGCACGGGTTCAGCGAGGACGACCCCGAGGGGTTCGCCCGCGCCATCCTTCAGCTCATCTCGTGA
- a CDS encoding DUF1801 domain-containing protein codes for MQSKATTVEQYLAALPEDRRAAISAVRKVILENLDESYEEGMQYGMIGYYVPHKVFPAGYHCDPKQPLPFASLASQKSHMAVYLMCVYGQPEQEKWFREAWAKTGKKLDMGKSCVRFKKLEDVALDVIGEAIRRVPAKAYIEHYESVIRPPEKKKAPLAKRKPAVKKRA; via the coding sequence ATGCAGAGCAAGGCCACCACCGTCGAACAGTACCTCGCCGCGCTTCCCGAGGATCGCCGCGCGGCGATCTCCGCCGTGCGCAAGGTCATCCTCGAGAACCTCGATGAGTCCTACGAGGAGGGCATGCAGTACGGGATGATCGGCTACTACGTCCCGCACAAGGTGTTTCCGGCGGGCTACCACTGCGATCCGAAGCAGCCGCTGCCGTTCGCGTCACTGGCCTCGCAGAAGAGCCACATGGCCGTCTACCTGATGTGCGTCTACGGCCAGCCCGAGCAGGAGAAATGGTTCCGCGAGGCGTGGGCGAAGACGGGCAAGAAGCTCGACATGGGCAAGTCGTGCGTGCGCTTCAAGAAGCTCGAGGACGTCGCGCTCGATGTGATTGGCGAAGCCATCCGCCGTGTGCCGGCGAAGGCATACATCGAGCACTACGAGTCGGTGATTCGACCACCGGAGAAGAAGAAGGCGCCGTTGGCGAAGCGGAAGCCCGCGGTGAAGAAGCGCGCGTAG